In Actinomycetota bacterium, the DNA window TGGGGCCTCCTCATGGAGACAAGCGTCGATATCATAAGCTTCGATGCCTTCGATCATACCGAGAGCCTGGCTCTCTACCCCAAAAAGATAGACACCTTTCTGGACCGGGGCGGGGTGCTGGCCTTTGGCATCGTTCCCTCCACCTACCCGACCCCAGAATCGATAGAGGATTTGACCATCCTGACCCTCTTGGAGCGTTTTGAAGGGGCCGTATCACTCCTGGCTAAAAAGGGGATCGACGAAGGTAAGCTCTTGGAGTCGGCCTTGATCACTCCAAATTGCGGAACCGGCTCGATGAGCGTCCCCTTGGCCGAAAAGAGCATCGAGTTTGCCGGTCGCCTCTCTCAAGCGGTCAGGGCCAAATATTTTGGGGATGAAGCTTAAATGAAGATAGCCGTAACTGGCAAGGGAGGAGTTGGAAAGTCGACTATAGCGGGGGCTTTAGCCAGGCTCTACAAGGATCTCGGGTTCAAAGTCCTGGCCGTCGATGCCGACCCGGACGCCAACTTGGTCTCGGCCATCGGCGGGGCGGACCAAGACGACAAGATCACTCCCATCTCGAAGATGAAGAATTTGGCCGAGGAGCGAACGGGCGTCAAGCCGGGAACGATCGGCGGAATATTCAAGTTAAACCCCAAGGTGGATGATCTTCCAGAGACCCTGGCAAAAGACGTGATGGGGGTAAAGGTTTTGGTTCTTGGCGGGGTTGAGGCGGCCGGTTCGGGCTGCATCTGCCCGGAGAGCGCGCTTTTGAAAAGCCTGGTCAGAAACCTGGTCCTCAAGAGGGAAGAGGTCATCATCATGGACATGGAGGCCGGCATCGAGCACCTTGGCCGGGGAACGGCTGCTGGCGTCGATGCCATGCTGATCGTGGTCGATTC includes these proteins:
- a CDS encoding AAA family ATPase, with translation MKIAVTGKGGVGKSTIAGALARLYKDLGFKVLAVDADPDANLVSAIGGADQDDKITPISKMKNLAEERTGVKPGTIGGIFKLNPKVDDLPETLAKDVMGVKVLVLGGVEAAGSGCICPESALLKSLVRNLVLKREEVIIMDMEAGIEHLGRGTAAGVDAMLIVVDSGKRSHKTAKRIAELAKDIGIERLFILANKVEKSENLDWIGELEKDILGGQLIGIISASEKVAAADIQGRSPYDMDADFVQEVSALKEELQKRVEGKGIK